From Methylopila sp. M107, a single genomic window includes:
- the cysD gene encoding sulfate adenylyltransferase subunit CysD produces MPSGLSTHLKRLEAESIHIIREVASEFRNPVMLYSIGKDSSVMLHLAMKAFYPSKPPFPLLHVDTTWKFREMIQFRDETAKRLGIDLIVHINQDGVKRGISPIASGSNVHTQVMKTEGLRQALDAHGFDAAFGGARRDEEKSRAKERVFSFRTANHAWDPRNQRPELWRLYNTRVKQGESIRVFPISNWTELDVWQYVQAEDIPVVPLYFAAQRPVVERGGTLIMRDDERFPLLPGETPEKKLVRFRTLGCYPLTGAIESTATSLDDIIAEMLASTTSERQGRLIDSDEAGSMEKKKREGYF; encoded by the coding sequence ATGCCCTCAGGTTTGTCCACGCATCTCAAGCGGCTCGAAGCCGAATCCATTCACATCATCCGCGAAGTCGCGTCCGAGTTCCGCAACCCGGTGATGCTGTATTCGATCGGCAAGGATTCGTCGGTCATGCTTCATCTTGCGATGAAGGCGTTCTACCCGTCGAAGCCGCCGTTCCCGCTGCTCCATGTCGATACCACATGGAAGTTCCGCGAGATGATCCAATTTCGCGACGAGACGGCGAAGCGGCTCGGGATCGACCTCATCGTCCACATCAACCAGGATGGGGTGAAGCGCGGCATCTCGCCGATCGCCTCGGGCTCCAACGTCCACACCCAGGTGATGAAGACGGAAGGCCTGCGCCAGGCGCTCGACGCCCATGGCTTCGACGCGGCCTTCGGCGGCGCGCGGCGCGACGAGGAGAAGAGCCGCGCCAAGGAGCGCGTGTTCTCGTTCCGCACCGCGAACCACGCCTGGGACCCGCGCAACCAGCGCCCGGAACTCTGGCGGCTCTACAACACGCGCGTGAAGCAGGGCGAGTCGATCCGCGTGTTCCCGATCTCGAACTGGACCGAGCTCGACGTCTGGCAGTATGTGCAGGCGGAGGACATCCCGGTCGTGCCACTCTATTTCGCGGCGCAGCGCCCGGTGGTGGAGCGCGGCGGCACGCTGATCATGCGCGACGACGAGCGCTTCCCGCTGCTGCCGGGCGAGACGCCCGAGAAGAAGCTGGTGCGTTTCCGCACGCTCGGCTGCTATCCGCTGACCGGCGCGATCGAGAGCACGGCGACGAGCCTCGACGACATCATTGCGGAAATGCTGGCCTCCACCACCTCCGAGCGCCAGGGCCGACTGATCGACAGCGACGAGGCCGGCTCGATGGAGAAGAAGAAGCGCGAGGGGTATTTCTGA